A window from Drosophila nasuta strain 15112-1781.00 chromosome 3, ASM2355853v1, whole genome shotgun sequence encodes these proteins:
- the LOC132790938 gene encoding large ribosomal subunit protein eL38 — protein MPREIKEVKDFLNKARRSDARAVKIKKNPSNTKFKIRCSRFLYTLVVQDKEKADKIKQSLPPGLQVKEVK, from the coding sequence ATGCCACGTGAAATCAAAGAAGTAAAAGACTTCCTGAACAAGGCCCGTCGCTCCGATGCGCGTGCTGtgaaaataaagaagaacCCATCGAACACCAAGTTCAAGATTCGTTGCTCCCGCTTCCTTTACACGCTCGTGGTGCAAGATAAGGAGAAGGCCGACAAAATTAAGCAGTCCCTGCCACCAGGTCTGCAAGTGAAGGAAGTCAAGTAA
- the LOC132790937 gene encoding cofilin/actin-depolymerizing factor homolog — MASGVTVSDVCKTTYEEIKKDKKHRYVIFYIRDEKQIDVETVGDRNSEYDQFLDDIQKCGPGECRYGLFDFEYMHQCQGTSESSKKQKLFLMSWCPDTAKVKKKMLYSSSFDALKKSLVGVQKYIQATDLSEASREAVEEKLRATDRQ; from the exons ATG GCTTCTGGAGTAACTGTCTCGGATGTATGCAAAACCACATACGAAGAAATCAAAAAGGATAAGAAACACCGCTATGTCATCTTTTACATTCGCGATGAAAAGCAAATTGATGTAGAAACTGTTGGAGATCGCAACAGTGAATACGACCAGTTTCTAGATGATATCCAGAAGTGCGGTCCCGGCGAATGCCG ATATGGTCTCTTCGATTTTGAATACATGCACCAATGCCAAGGAACGTCAGAGAGCTCAAAGAAGCAAAAGTTGTTCCTCATGTCATGGTGTCCCGATACTGCTAAG GTTAAGAAGAAGATGTTGTATTCCAGTTCTTTCGATGCTCTGAAGAAATCCTTGGTCGGCGTCCAGAAGTATATTCAAGCCACTGATTTGTCGGAAGCATCTCGTGAAGCCGTCGAGGAAAAGCTTCGAGCTACTGATCGTCAATAG
- the LOC132790529 gene encoding LOW QUALITY PROTEIN: catenin delta-2 (The sequence of the model RefSeq protein was modified relative to this genomic sequence to represent the inferred CDS: deleted 1 base in 1 codon), producing the protein MNPQQNLNIEPSMVSEAGHIQTQYTAFQNFEQYTAAGYSNAPLYISKPTGMGTLTRMGPHCSTIGSQNKVETAPQEVSIPGMEGHALVPTVRYIQAPQFDEGADFGLSGLPPCGLEPHYTDEPVVPYGYTADATYGLPGVSANMKPFASRPFDNNLNGSEQAIDAQCRPFEGQGDFKLAPFPTSSLNSVPPRIGEKEDFIGGSDSDLCSTMRWRDPNLSEVISFLSNPNNAIKANAAAYLQHLCYMDDPNKQRTRTLGGIPPLIRLLSYDAPEIHKNACGALRNLSYGRQNDENKRGIKNAGGIEALVHLLCRSQETEVKELVTGVLWNMSSCEDIKRSIIDEALAAIVCNIIKPHSGWDPICSGETCFSTVFRNASGVLRNVSSAGEHARECLRNCENLVESLFYVVRSSIEKNNIGNKTVENCVCILRNLSYRCQEVEDPNYDKHPFIIQERAIPSSSKGENLGCFGTSKKKKDAAANESQQDYIFSTEYSKSTGTNNPTGKGYEQLWQPEVVQYYLSLLQSCSNPETLEAAAGAIQNLSACYWQPSIDIRATVRKEKGLPILVELLRMEVDRVVCAVATALRNLAIDQRNKELIGKYAMRDLVQKLPSGNAQHDQNTSDDTITAVLATINEVIKKNPEFARSLLDAGGVDRLMNITRRKEQYTSCVIKFASQVLYTMWQHHELREVYKKNGWKEQDFVNKHFAAHSSSTPPSSPNNANNTLNRPMASQGRTRYEDRTIQRVPNASYRNKDAAGGGGAGGGAAGGAAVMSNNDTALLSEMVRKQL; encoded by the exons ATGAATCCCCAGCAAAATTTGAACATAGAGCCGTCGATGGTGTCGGAGGCGGGGCACATTCAAACTCAGTACACGGCATTCCAAAACTTTGAGCAATACACGGCGGCAGGATACTCAAATGCACCGCTCTATATCTCAAAGCCCACGGGCATGGGGACCCTGACACGCATGGGGCCACATTGCTCGACAATTGGGTCGCAGAACAAAGTGGAAACAGCTCCACAAGAAGTATCCATTCCCGGCATGGAGGGACATGCCTTGGTGCCGACCGTACGATACATACAGGCTCCGCAATTCGATGAAGGTGCCGACTTCGGTCTATCGGGCTTACCACCCTGTGGCCTAGAACCGCATTACACAGATGAACCGGTTGTTCCATATGGCTACACTGCCGATGCTACTTATGGCTTGCCGGGCGTTAGCGCGAATATGAAACCGTTTGCGTCGCGGCCGTTTGACAATAATCTCAATGGATCGGAGCAGGCAATCGATGCTCAATGTCGACCATTTGAGGGTCAAGGTGATTTTAAATTAGCTCCATTCCCCACAAGTTCATTAAACTCAGTACCACCGAGAATTGGTGAAAAAGAAGATTTCATTGGTGGTTCCGATAGTGATCTCTGTTCAACAATGAGATGGCGGGATCCGAATCTATCGGAGGTCATTAGCTTTCTTAGCAATCCAAATAATGCTATAAAGGCAAATGCGGCTGCATATTTGCAGCATCTATGCTATATGGATGATCCAAATAAGCAGCGCACAAGGACTTTGGGCGGCATTCCACCTTTAATTCGATTATTATCATACGATGCACCCGAAATTCACAA GAATGCTTGCGGTGCCTTGCGTAATTTATCTTATGGTAGACAAAATGACGAGAATAAGCGTGGAATTAAAAATGCTGGCGGCATTGAGGCATTGGTGCATCTCTTGTGTCGGTCTCAAGAAACTGAGGTTAAAGAGTTGGTAACTGGAGTATTATGGAATATGTCGTCATGCGAGGACATTAAACGGTCAATTATTGATGAAGCGCTGGCTGCTATAGTTTGTAACATTATCAAGCCTCACTCGGGATGGGATCCCATCTGTTCGGGTGAGACTTGCTTTTCCACAGTATTTCGCAATGCTTCTGGAGTCTTGAGAAATGTGAGTTCAGCCGGAGAACATGCCCGAGAATGCCTTCGAAATTGCGAAAACTTGGTGGAATCGCTCTTTTACGTCGTGCGATCGTCTATTGAGAAAAATAACATTGGAAATAAAACGGTAGAGAATTGTGTTTGTATACTGCGCAATCTCTCGTACAGATGCCAAGAAGTTGAGGATCCCAATTATGATAAGCATCCATTTATTATACAAGAACGAGCCATTCCATCGTCTTCAAAAG GCGAAAATTTGGGATGCTTTGGCACaagt aaaaagaagaaagatgCTGCTGCGAATGAGTCACAACAGGACTACATATTTTCCACGGAATATTCCAAGAGTACTGGCACAAACAATCCAACTGGCAAAGGCTACGAACAGTTGTGGCAACCAGAAGTGGTTCAATATTATCTCTCTTTGCTGCAGAGCTGTTCAAATCCTGAAACTCTTGAGGCAGCAGCTGGTGCAATTCAAAATCTTTCTGCCTGCTATTGGCAGCCTAGTATCGACATTCGCGCTACGGTGCGTAAGGAGAAGGGTCTTCCGATACTCGTCGAGTTGCTGCGAATGGAAGTCGATCGTGTGGTTTGCGCTGTCGCCACCGCGCTACGCAATCTGGCAATCGATCAGCGCAACAAGGAGTTGATTGGCAAATATGCAATGCGTGATTTGGTGCAAAAACTGCCATCTGGCAATGCTCAGCACGATCAAAATACGTCGGACGACACAATCACAGCAGTATTGGCAACGATTAATGAAGTCATCAAAAAGAATCCCGAATTTGCACGCTCCTTGTTGGATGCAGGCGGCGTGGACAGATTGATGAATATCACAAGACGCAAAGAACAATATACGTCGTGTGTTATAAAGTTTGCTAGTCAAGTTTTGTACACAATGTGGCAGCACCATGAGCTGCGTGAGGTCTACAAAAAGAATGGCTGGAAGGAGCAAGATTTTGTGAATAAACATTTTGCCGCACACAGTAGTAGTACCCCGCCAAGTTCACCAAATAATGCCAACAATACTCTGAACAGACCAATGGCATCTCAGGGACGAACGCGTTATGAGGATCGAACAATCCAGCGTGTCCCAAATGCTTCTTATCGCAACAAAGACGCAGCCGGCGGAGGAGGTGCcggaggaggagcagcaggAGGAGCTGCTGTCATGTCCAACAACGATACGGCATTGTTGTCGGAAATGGTTCGAAAACAATTATAA